The proteins below come from a single Parageobacillus thermoglucosidasius genomic window:
- a CDS encoding CdaR family transcriptional regulator: MKRAAQGERGKALYRLSKKQAQMIVDKMMEDIPYNINIMNEKGIIIGSGDPKRIGTLHKGAVEAIKKLKMVTIYEDNKNEKKGTNEPIIIDNQVVGVIGITGEPEEVKPFCKIVKTTVSLLIEQGIALKKIESEGKKRTAFLKKLLDEKHHYSSKMIEEAKEYQLDLNRKTTVLYVKNLNEKYEIASIILKYPSFFEEDHLILMLHDTKDIHTCIESLLAENKNVTIGIGNHLTNIATSYNQAKRSVFIVEKLSLPKRVIFYNEVAFLVKLSELDLDDLWKEKHIKKNIENDGELLKTLKRYIVNNCNSNLTAQDLNIHRNTLQYRLNKIKEITGKDPKNILELFELICYLLNKN; this comes from the coding sequence ATGAAACGTGCCGCACAGGGAGAGAGGGGAAAGGCGTTGTATCGTTTATCGAAAAAACAAGCACAGATGATTGTTGATAAGATGATGGAAGATATACCATATAACATAAATATCATGAACGAAAAGGGAATTATTATAGGAAGCGGAGACCCAAAAAGGATCGGAACCCTTCATAAGGGAGCTGTAGAAGCTATAAAAAAGTTAAAGATGGTTACCATTTATGAAGATAATAAAAATGAAAAAAAAGGAACAAATGAACCGATCATTATTGACAATCAAGTTGTTGGTGTCATCGGAATAACCGGGGAACCAGAAGAAGTAAAACCATTTTGTAAAATCGTAAAGACAACAGTGTCATTACTGATTGAACAAGGAATCGCACTAAAAAAAATAGAGAGCGAAGGTAAAAAAAGGACCGCATTTTTGAAGAAACTTTTAGATGAAAAACATCACTATTCTTCAAAAATGATTGAAGAAGCAAAGGAATATCAATTAGATTTAAACAGAAAAACGACGGTTTTATATGTGAAAAATTTAAATGAAAAATACGAAATCGCAAGCATTATTTTAAAATATCCTAGTTTTTTCGAAGAAGACCATTTAATTTTGATGCTCCATGATACAAAAGATATTCATACATGTATTGAGTCATTATTAGCAGAAAACAAAAATGTAACAATCGGTATTGGCAATCATCTAACGAATATTGCTACAAGTTACAACCAAGCAAAGCGCAGTGTGTTTATTGTAGAAAAACTATCTTTACCAAAAAGAGTTATTTTTTATAATGAAGTTGCTTTTTTAGTTAAATTGAGTGAGTTAGATCTGGATGATTTATGGAAAGAGAAACATATAAAGAAAAATATTGAAAACGACGGCGAATTATTAAAAACACTAAAAAGGTATATTGTTAATAATTGCAATAGCAATTTAACAGCACAAGATTTAAATATTCATCGAAATACGTTGCAATACCGGCTAAATAAGATTAAGGAAATAACCGGAAAAGACCCTAAAAATATATTAGAACTTTTTGAATTAATTTGCTATTTATTAAATAAAAATTAG
- a CDS encoding glycerate kinase family protein — translation MSKTFVLAPDSFKGSMTAKEVCVAMEKGIKKVYPDANCIHVPMADGGEGTVQSLVDATNGKIFEVEVTGPLGNKVTAKYGIMGDNETAVIEMAEASGIQYVTNETKNPMVTTTYGTGELIRACLDKGIKKIIIGIGGSATNDGGAGMAEALGVKFLDRHGNQLPRGGGYLDQLSEIDISNLDPRLKEVSIFVACDVTNPLCGENGASYVFGPQKGATEEMVRILDRNLSHYADVVKKQLGKDVKNIPGAGAAGGLGAGLLIFTQATLQKGIDLVIEYSQLRSKIKDADYVFTGEGGIDFQTQYGKTPYGVAKVAKEFNKKVIAIAGHIGEGIDVLYDKGIDAIFGIIPEAGSLDKILKDGAKNVERTCENIARLIKMI, via the coding sequence ATGAGCAAAACATTTGTCCTTGCACCAGATTCATTTAAGGGAAGCATGACAGCAAAAGAAGTTTGCGTAGCGATGGAAAAAGGAATCAAAAAGGTATACCCCGATGCAAATTGCATACATGTTCCAATGGCTGACGGTGGGGAAGGCACCGTACAATCATTAGTAGACGCAACTAATGGTAAAATATTCGAAGTAGAGGTCACAGGTCCTTTAGGAAATAAAGTGACTGCTAAATACGGGATTATGGGCGATAACGAAACGGCAGTAATTGAAATGGCAGAAGCAAGCGGGATTCAGTATGTGACCAATGAGACAAAAAATCCTATGGTAACAACTACTTATGGTACTGGTGAATTGATAAGAGCTTGCTTAGATAAAGGCATAAAAAAGATCATTATCGGAATAGGTGGAAGCGCAACCAATGATGGCGGAGCAGGCATGGCCGAAGCCTTAGGGGTTAAGTTTCTCGACCGGCATGGCAACCAGCTGCCTAGAGGCGGGGGATACTTGGACCAATTAAGCGAAATTGACATTTCAAATCTAGATCCACGATTGAAGGAAGTTTCCATTTTTGTCGCATGTGATGTGACAAATCCATTGTGTGGGGAAAATGGAGCTTCATACGTATTCGGGCCGCAAAAAGGGGCAACGGAAGAAATGGTGCGAATTTTAGACCGGAATTTATCCCACTATGCCGATGTTGTCAAAAAACAGTTAGGAAAAGATGTAAAAAATATTCCAGGCGCAGGTGCTGCTGGTGGATTGGGTGCGGGATTGTTAATATTTACTCAAGCGACATTACAAAAAGGAATAGATCTTGTCATTGAATATTCCCAATTGAGAAGTAAAATAAAAGATGCTGACTATGTTTTTACTGGTGAAGGCGGGATCGATTTTCAGACCCAATATGGAAAAACACCATATGGAGTAGCAAAAGTTGCAAAAGAATTTAATAAAAAGGTCATTGCCATAGCCGGGCATATTGGAGAAGGTATTGATGTCCTTTATGACAAAGGCATTGATGCAATCTTCGGCATCATTCCAGAAGCAGGCAGTTTAGATAAAATTTTAAAAGATGGGGCAAAAAATGTTGAAAGAACATGCGAAAATATCGCACGTTTGATAAAGATGATATAA
- a CDS encoding GntP family permease, giving the protein MDTITISWIGALIGLALAIFLILKKLNPLYALFLGAIVGALIGGANLDETLNTIISGTQSVMGTVIRVLAAGILAGVMMESGAAETIALSIVQKFGEKKALIALSLATMIITAVGVFIPVAVLIVAPIALSIGNKTGISKLALLVALSGGGKAGNIISPNPNTIAAANGFQLELSDVMIRGLIPAIFGLIMAVVLASLLKKKGAKVADAEVVHNDAQMANYPPLKKAIVAPLVAVILLMINPIISILKIDSLASFKVDAMYILPLAGIIGMVAMGQTKNILKYTASGLEKMTPTVLILIGAGAIGGLISHSDLSEQIVNIIDATGISGTFLAPIAGILMAAATASTSTGVIIATGSFGEAILNMGVSPLDAAVMVHAGATVIDSLPHGNYFHVTGNSMNMSLQQRMSVVGYEAIVGGTMTIVATILYGFIL; this is encoded by the coding sequence ATGGATACGATAACAATTAGCTGGATTGGTGCTTTAATCGGACTAGCCTTAGCCATTTTTTTGATACTAAAAAAATTGAATCCATTATATGCACTATTTTTGGGTGCCATTGTCGGCGCATTGATAGGTGGAGCAAATTTAGATGAAACGCTGAATACTATCATCAGTGGTACGCAAAGTGTTATGGGAACCGTCATCCGCGTCCTTGCTGCAGGGATTCTTGCCGGAGTTATGATGGAGTCAGGTGCGGCGGAGACGATTGCATTATCTATTGTTCAAAAATTTGGTGAGAAAAAGGCACTTATCGCATTATCACTAGCAACGATGATTATTACTGCAGTCGGTGTGTTTATTCCGGTTGCCGTACTGATCGTTGCGCCTATCGCTTTATCCATTGGGAACAAGACAGGTATTTCTAAGCTGGCTTTATTAGTAGCACTATCTGGCGGTGGAAAAGCAGGTAACATTATTTCCCCAAATCCAAATACCATTGCCGCTGCTAATGGATTTCAATTGGAACTAAGTGATGTCATGATTAGAGGGTTAATCCCGGCCATTTTTGGGCTAATCATGGCGGTCGTTCTGGCTTCCCTTTTGAAAAAGAAAGGGGCCAAGGTGGCAGATGCAGAGGTCGTACATAATGATGCACAAATGGCCAATTATCCTCCACTGAAAAAAGCGATTGTTGCGCCATTAGTTGCGGTCATTTTGTTAATGATTAATCCAATTATTTCTATACTAAAAATTGACAGTTTAGCAAGCTTCAAAGTTGATGCGATGTATATTCTGCCATTAGCTGGTATCATCGGTATGGTGGCAATGGGACAAACAAAAAATATCCTCAAATATACAGCTTCAGGTCTAGAAAAAATGACACCAACTGTATTGATATTAATTGGGGCTGGAGCCATCGGAGGATTAATATCACACTCTGATTTGTCCGAGCAAATTGTTAACATCATTGATGCTACAGGCATTTCTGGAACATTTTTAGCACCAATAGCAGGTATTTTAATGGCGGCGGCAACAGCATCAACTTCAACAGGTGTCATTATTGCCACTGGATCGTTTGGGGAAGCCATATTAAATATGGGAGTTTCTCCACTTGATGCTGCTGTCATGGTTCATGCAGGAGCCACTGTCATTGACTCACTCCCACACGGAAATTATTTCCATGTGACAGGGAATAGCATGAATATGTCGCTTCAACAACGCATGTCTGTTGTTGGCTACGAAGCGATCGTCGGTGGAACAATGACCATCGTTGCAACGATATTATACGGATTTATTTTATAA